Proteins co-encoded in one Papaver somniferum cultivar HN1 chromosome 5, ASM357369v1, whole genome shotgun sequence genomic window:
- the LOC113282684 gene encoding O-fucosyltransferase 29-like → MRLIRGVAFTWNLMGGGVDLKGNNNNQQQQKNWCCWCCCCCFWRFDNHNNQHHQLNRKKSLTKSTSSAGVILHMWNRSSFICGLMLFALGLISLFTGHVASHLDYYSNRFIKGTSLFNNRNSNQLDKSRRSAPVDIWKSQSSKFYTGCSNRGSHFPRAVSERKSNGYLLIATSGGLNQQRTGITDAVVVARILNATLVVPELDHHSFWKDDSDFRNIFDVNWFISYLAKDVTIIKRIPDKVMRSMDKPPYTMRVPRKSTPEYYLDQVLPILVRRRALQLTKFDYRLANSIDDELQKLRCRVNYHALRFTKPIEELGKKVVMKMRKMSDRFIAVHLRFEPDMLAFSGCYYGGGDKERNELGAIRKRWETLPELSPEGERRRGKCPLTPHEVGLMLRALGFKNDSYLYVASGEIYGGEETLRPLRELFPNFYTKEMLVNDELKPFLRFSSRLASIDYIVCDESDVFVTNNNGNMAKILAGRRRYMGHKRTIRPNAKKLSSVFMTRNETDWDTFARKVRSSQIDFLGEPEEMRPGRGEFHEFPTSCVCKKDISNSKDDPEPSTLNSKEWKEWRRG, encoded by the exons ATGAGATTAATTAGAGGAGTTGCATTTACCTGGAATTTGATGGGAGGTGGAGTAGATTTGAAGGGGAATAACAataatcagcagcagcagaagaattggtgttgttggtgttgctgttgttgcttttggagATTTGATAATCATAATAATCAACATCATCAGTTGAATAGGAAGAAATCGTTAACAAAATCAACATCATCAGCAGGAGTAATTCTTCATATGTGGAATCGTTCATCATTCATATGTGGATTAATGTTATTTGCATTAGGTTTAATATCATTATTCACTGGACATGTTGCTTCTCATTTGGATTATTACTCTAATCGTTTCATCAAAGGAACTTCTCTTTTTAACAACCGAAACAGCAACCAATTG GATAAAAGTCGTCGGAGTGCACCAGTTGATATTTGGAAATCACAGTCTTCCAAGTTTTATACTGGATGTAGTAATAGAGGGTCTCATTTCCCTC GTGCTGTCAGTGAGCGCAAGTCGAATGGCTACTTGCTTATTGCAACCAGTGGAGGGCTAAACCAACAAAGAACGGGG ATAACCGACGCTGTGGTTGTTGCAAGAATTCTTAATGCCACATTGGTTGTACCTGAACTGGACCATCATTCCTTCTGGAAAGATGATAG TGACTTTCGCAACATTTTTGACGTCAATTGGTTCATCTCCTATCTAGCGAAGGATGTCACAATTATCAAAAGAATACCTGATAAAGTAATGAGATCAATGGATAAACCTCCATACACGATGCGTGTTCCCAGGAAATCCACTCCTGAGTATTACCTGGATCAAGTTCTGCCGATACTTGTGAGGAGACGT GCTCTTCAGTTGACAAAGTTCGACTACCGGCTTGCCAACAGTATTGATGACGAGCTACAAAAGCTTCGTTGCCGGGTTAATTATCATGCATTGAGGTTTACAAAACCTATAGAAGAACTTGGTAAAAAAGTGGTGATGAAAATGCGAAAGATGTCTGATCGTTTTATTGCCGTTCACTTGAG GTTTGAACCCGACATGCTAGCCTTTTCTGGTTGTTACTATGGAGGAGGTGATAAAGAGAGAAATGAACTGGGTGCAATCAGGAAGCGTTGGGAAACACTGCCT GAATTGAGCCCTGAGGGAGAGCGAAGACGTGGAAAATGTCCTCTCACTCCTCATGAAGTAGGTTTAATGCTGCGGGCTCTTGGTTTCAAAAACGATTCTTATCTCTATGTTGCATCAGGAGAAATATATGGTGGAGAGGAGACTCTGCGACCTCTTAGAGAGCTTTTCCCCAATTTTTATACTAAGGAGATGCTTGTTAACGACGAGTTGAAACCATTTTTGCGTTTCTCATCTCGCCTCGCCTCCATTGACTATATTGTCTGTGACGAAAGCGATGTATTTGTCACGAATAATAATGGAAATATGGCCAAGATACTTGCAGGTCGAAG GAGGTATATGGGGCACAAGAGAACCATCAGGCCAAATGCAAAGAAACTGAGCTCGGTATTCATGACCCGAAATGAGACGGATTGGGATACATTTGCCAGGAAAGTAAGATCAAGCCAGATAGATTTTCTCGGAGAGCCTGAGGAGATGAGACCAGGAAGGGGTGAGTTTCACGAATTCCCAACATCATGTGTCTGCAAGAAAGACATCAGTAACAGCAAAGATGATCCGGAACCCAGTACCTTAAACTCAAAAGAATGGAAAGAATGGAGACGAGGATAA
- the LOC113282685 gene encoding aspartate aminotransferase, chloroplastic-like, whose protein sequence is MASMMLNLGANPTSTSLPKTFIGAKVNPVIKTQSFGRVSMSVAVKASRFEGVTMAPPDPILGVSEAFKADTDAKKLNLGVGAYRTEELQPKVLDVVKKAENLMLERGENKEYLPIEGLAAFNMATAELLLGADNPILQQGRVATIQGLSGTGSLRLAGAFIERYFPGAKVLISSPTWGNHKNIFNDSRVPWSEYRYYDPKTVGLDFDGMVADIKAAPEGTFVLLHGCAHNPTGIDPTPEQWEKIADVIQEKNHIPFFDVAYQGFASGSLDQDASSVRLFAARGMEVFVAQSYSKNLGLYAERVGAINVICSSSDVATRVKSQLKRIARPMYSNPPVHGARIVANVVGDPTLFNEWKVEMEAMAGRIKGVRQKLYDSLSAKDKSGKDWSFILKQIGMFSFTGLNKAQSDNMTDKWHIYMTKDGRISLAGLSLAKCEYLADAIIDSFYNVS, encoded by the exons ATGGCTTCGATGATGCTGAATCTCGGAGCAAATCCTACTTCCACTTCACTGCCAAAGACATTTATTGGTGCCAAAGTAAATCCAGTTATCAAGACTCAG TCATTTGGACGTGTAAGCATGTCTGTTGCAGTTAAGGCTTCTCGTTTTGAGGGAGTGACAATGGCTCCTCCAGATCCAATTCTTGGAGTATCTGAAGCATTTAAAGCTGATACTGATGCCAAGAAGCTCAATCTTGGTGTTGGGGCTTACAGAACAGAAGAGCTTCAACCTAAAGTATTGGATGTTGTAAAGAAG GCAGAGAATCTTATGTTGGAGAGAGGAGAAAACAAAGAG TATCTTCCAATTGAAGGTTTGGCTGCGTTCAATATGGCAACTGCGGAGTTGTTGTTGGGAGCTGACAATCCTATTCTTCAGCAAGGAAGA GTTGCTACTATTCAAGGTCTTTCTGGGACCGGCTCTCTTCGTCTTGCTGGAGCATTTATCGAAAGATACTTCCCTGGCGCAAAAGTTTTGATATCATCTCCAACTTGGG GAAATCATAAGAATATTTTCAACGATTCAAGAGTTCCTTGGTCTGAGTATCGATACTACGATCCTAAAACTGTTGGCTTAGACTTTGACGGGATGGTTGCGGACATTAAG GCTGCACCAGAGGGCACCTTTGTGTTGCTTCATGGTTGTGCTCACAACCCAACTGGAATTGACCCAACTCCTGAACAGTGGGAGAAAATTGCTGATGTCATTCAAGAAAAGAACCACATCCCTTTCTTTGATGTTGCTTACCAG GGATTTGCCAGTGGAAGCCTTGATCAAGATGCTTCATCTGTGAGGTTGTTTGCTGCACGTGGTATGGAGGTTTTTGTTGCTCAATCATACAGTAAAAATCTAGGGTTGTATGCTGAAAGAGTCGGAGCTATTAATGTTATCTGTTCATCATCAGATGTGGCAACAAG GGTAAAGAGCCAGCTGAAAAGGATTGCTAGACCAATGTACTCAAACCCCCCTGTTCATGGGGCAAGAATTGTTGCCAATGTTGTTGGGGACCCTACTCTATTCAATGAGTGGAAAGTGGAGATGGAAGCAATGGCTGGACGGATTAAAGGTGTGAGACAAAAACTGTATGATAGTCTCTCAGCTAAAGACAAAAGTGGGAAGGATTGGTCTTTTATCCTTAAGCAGATTGGCATGTTTTCTTTTACTGGTCTGAACAAAGCGCAG AGTGACAACATGACTGATAAATGGCATATTTACATGACCAAGGATGGAAGGATATCCTTGGCCGGATTATCTCTGGCTAAATGTGAATATCTTGCAGATGCCATCATCGATTCGTTCTACAACGTCAGTTAA